One Qiania dongpingensis genomic window carries:
- a CDS encoding TIGR03960 family B12-binding radical SAM protein, whose protein sequence is MRKLALSDEILLKVEKPARYIGNEVNSVKKDPRKVDVRFVMCFPDVYEIGMSHLGIQILYDMFNRREDVYCERVYSPWIDMDRILREEHIPLFTLESQLPVKDADFLGITIQYEMCYTNILQILDLSQIPLHAADRGENCPIVIGGGPCTYNPEPIAAFFDMFYIGEGETRYDELMDIYKENKASGKSRQDFLEQAAGLPGIYVPSFYDVLYHEDGTLKSMAPNNSHAPKRVEKQLVMDMEQVSYPEKPLVPYLKATQDRVVLEIQRGCIRGCRFCQAGMVYRPVRERSLEQLEQYAVNILENTGHDEISLSSLSSSDYSRLKELVYFLIEKFRDKDVNISLPSLRIDAFSLDVMSRVQDVKKSSLTFAPEAGSQRMRNVINKGLTEEDILNGSSEAFRGGWNKVKLYFMLGLPTETREDMEGIADLANKVAKEYYEAVPKEERQGRVQVNVSTSFFIPKPFTPLQWASMFTKEEYLAKARVVNEAIKSQLNHKSLKYNWHEADVSVLEGVLARGDRRVSKVILDAYRRGCIYDSWSECFDNEKWMEAFEAQGLDPAFYNLRERSLDELLPWDFIDTGVTKDFLKREWKRALEGIVSPNCRAQCQGCGVRKFGGGVCFENQD, encoded by the coding sequence ATGAGAAAACTGGCTTTGAGTGATGAAATACTGTTAAAAGTCGAAAAACCTGCGCGCTATATCGGTAACGAGGTAAATTCGGTGAAAAAGGATCCTCGAAAGGTGGATGTCCGTTTTGTGATGTGCTTTCCCGACGTATATGAAATCGGGATGTCTCATTTGGGGATCCAGATTCTGTATGATATGTTCAACAGGAGAGAGGATGTCTATTGTGAACGGGTGTATTCTCCATGGATTGATATGGACAGGATCCTGCGGGAAGAACACATCCCTTTATTTACGTTGGAAAGTCAGCTTCCGGTAAAGGACGCGGATTTTCTCGGTATTACGATCCAATATGAAATGTGTTATACAAATATTCTCCAGATACTGGATCTGAGTCAGATTCCCCTTCATGCTGCAGACCGCGGAGAAAACTGTCCCATTGTCATAGGGGGAGGGCCCTGTACCTATAATCCAGAGCCTATCGCTGCATTTTTCGACATGTTTTATATCGGAGAAGGCGAGACCCGGTATGATGAACTCATGGACATTTATAAAGAAAATAAAGCTTCCGGCAAAAGCCGTCAGGATTTTCTGGAGCAGGCCGCGGGGCTTCCGGGCATTTATGTCCCGTCCTTTTATGATGTTTTATATCACGAGGACGGTACACTTAAATCCATGGCGCCCAATAATTCTCATGCTCCGAAACGGGTTGAAAAACAGCTGGTCATGGACATGGAGCAGGTCAGTTATCCGGAAAAGCCTCTGGTGCCTTATCTAAAGGCAACCCAGGACAGAGTGGTCTTAGAAATTCAAAGAGGCTGCATCCGGGGGTGCCGGTTCTGTCAGGCCGGCATGGTATACCGGCCGGTACGGGAAAGAAGCCTGGAGCAGCTGGAACAGTATGCGGTAAATATTCTGGAAAACACCGGTCATGATGAGATTTCCCTGAGTTCTCTGAGTTCCAGTGATTACAGCCGGTTAAAGGAGCTGGTCTATTTTCTGATTGAAAAATTTCGGGACAAGGACGTGAACATTTCCCTTCCCTCTTTGAGAATCGACGCCTTTTCTCTGGATGTGATGAGCCGTGTTCAGGATGTGAAAAAAAGCAGCCTTACCTTTGCACCAGAAGCCGGAAGCCAGAGAATGCGGAATGTGATCAATAAAGGCCTTACGGAAGAGGACATCTTGAACGGATCGTCTGAAGCATTCCGGGGAGGCTGGAATAAGGTGAAGCTCTATTTTATGCTGGGGCTCCCGACGGAGACAAGAGAAGATATGGAAGGAATCGCAGATTTGGCCAATAAAGTGGCGAAGGAATACTATGAAGCTGTCCCGAAGGAGGAACGGCAGGGACGGGTCCAGGTCAATGTGAGTACTTCTTTCTTTATTCCGAAGCCTTTTACTCCGCTTCAATGGGCGTCTATGTTTACCAAGGAAGAATATCTGGCAAAGGCCCGTGTGGTCAATGAGGCTATAAAAAGCCAGCTGAATCATAAAAGCCTTAAATATAACTGGCACGAGGCCGACGTCTCCGTGTTGGAGGGAGTCCTGGCAAGAGGAGACCGCCGGGTGAGCAAGGTCATATTAGACGCCTACCGCCGGGGATGTATCTATGATTCCTGGTCCGAATGTTTTGATAATGAAAAATGGATGGAAGCATTTGAAGCCCAGGGCCTGGATCCGGCTTTTTATAATCTCAGAGAGAGATCCTTAGACGAGCTGCTGCCCTGGGACTTTATTGATACCGGAGTGACAAAAGATTTTTTAAAGAGAGAATGGAAGCGCGCCTTGGAGGGAATTGTCAGTCCCAATTGCCGGGCGCAGTGTCAGGGCTGCGGTGTCAGGAAATTCGGCGGAGGTGTATGCTTTGAAAATCAGGATTAA
- a CDS encoding response regulator — translation MIENCVRNYYRDKDIDVQIRSCGEWQELCKEIRQRKADVIIIAQSGVKGLDIITGLNVPAGKVIWFSDLDFALQAYRLNVAYFNLLPVTQEKVSQALRHIETAMQR, via the coding sequence TTGATAGAAAACTGTGTCCGTAACTATTATAGGGATAAGGATATAGACGTACAGATAAGAAGCTGCGGGGAGTGGCAGGAGTTGTGCAAAGAAATCAGACAGCGGAAAGCGGATGTTATTATTATAGCGCAGAGCGGGGTAAAAGGGCTGGATATCATCACAGGGCTGAATGTCCCGGCAGGAAAGGTCATCTGGTTCTCCGATCTGGATTTTGCCCTGCAGGCATACCGTCTGAACGTAGCCTACTTTAACCTGCTGCCCGTCACGCAGGAAAAGGTCTCACAGGCTCTACGTCATATTGAGACAGCGATGCAGCGCTGA
- a CDS encoding lipocalin-like domain-containing protein, producing MKKRIVMLMLVLAMTVMTLAGCGKKSAPVVGDWKMTTIEVSGMTLDVDQFLAMAGQDNVNMTLTISADGKFSMDVAGEKAEGTWKYKDSVCTLTADGEDVDAEYKDGKLVMTMDEGTMTFEK from the coding sequence ATGAAAAAGCGTATTGTGATGCTCATGTTGGTGCTGGCCATGACAGTTATGACTCTGGCAGGCTGCGGTAAAAAAAGCGCCCCTGTGGTAGGCGACTGGAAGATGACTACAATCGAAGTCAGCGGGATGACCCTTGATGTGGACCAGTTCCTGGCCATGGCTGGTCAGGATAATGTAAATATGACTCTGACCATCAGTGCCGATGGAAAATTCAGCATGGATGTGGCGGGAGAGAAAGCAGAAGGAACCTGGAAATACAAAGATTCTGTCTGCACTCTGACTGCGGATGGAGAAGATGTCGATGCTGAGTACAAGGATGGAAAACTGGTCATGACCATGGACGAAGGAACCATGACGTTCGAGAAATAA
- a CDS encoding TIGR03936 family radical SAM-associated protein translates to MYALKIRIKFSKTGVMKFIGHLDVMRYFQKVNRRAGVDIAYSGGFSPHQIMSFASPLGLGLTSEGEYLDMEVNSTEDSRTMKDRMNREMAEGMEILSYRRLPDTAKPAMSIVAAADYMVSSKEGYEEVLWDGWKTSFVSFCSQESILIWKKTKKSEKQVDIRPMIYEWRVEESDIFLQLAAGSAENLKPELFLEAFFQYAGREFCPYAFSIHRLELYADMGEDEQRLLVPLEEMGEEILAPVTRTEEDAS, encoded by the coding sequence GTGTATGCTTTGAAAATCAGGATTAAATTTTCCAAGACCGGCGTCATGAAATTCATCGGTCATCTGGACGTAATGCGCTATTTTCAAAAAGTAAATCGGAGAGCGGGAGTGGATATTGCATATTCCGGCGGATTCAGCCCTCACCAGATCATGTCCTTCGCTTCTCCCCTGGGACTTGGCCTGACCAGCGAAGGGGAATACCTGGATATGGAAGTGAACAGCACGGAGGATTCCCGCACGATGAAGGACCGGATGAATCGTGAAATGGCAGAGGGAATGGAGATTTTAAGCTACCGAAGGCTGCCCGATACTGCCAAGCCTGCGATGTCCATAGTAGCTGCCGCTGATTATATGGTATCTTCAAAGGAAGGATATGAAGAAGTCCTTTGGGATGGGTGGAAAACTTCCTTTGTTTCTTTCTGTTCTCAGGAATCCATCTTAATCTGGAAAAAAACGAAAAAAAGTGAAAAACAAGTGGACATCCGTCCAATGATATATGAGTGGAGAGTGGAAGAATCAGATATATTTTTGCAACTGGCGGCCGGAAGCGCCGAGAATCTAAAGCCGGAGCTCTTTTTAGAGGCTTTTTTCCAATACGCAGGGAGAGAATTCTGCCCGTATGCGTTTTCCATACACCGGCTGGAGCTTTATGCCGACATGGGAGAAGACGAGCAGCGGCTTTTGGTTCCTTTGGAAGAAATGGGAGAGGAGATCCTGGCTCCAGTTACCAGAACAGAAGAGGATGCGTCATGA
- a CDS encoding ATP-binding protein, with the protein MIDTWMVILFPYLDFIPFAIPRYLMFKDRLRIPFRYVLILITAVATLNSLCFYLINRGGYEMAMQWTTIMRYGFMIVNLTLSFTLIKESFSKLMFTYLLLFAWSFFVFGNANYIESRFFWDFSDQHPYLVYNIARVIVYLLTCPFLFHFFRHTIADAIKIQDETMWHHLWKIPLFSSLFGMLYCFNDDVYAYATWQFMVSRYLMLFGTCYVSYVALEVLEISKSRTQLEEALKYADHSILAQKKQFDSLARHMDDMRRARHDLRQHLAVVQSFIEKDDKKGLRSYIDLYRSELPPDVLEFYCRNDVVNAVICYYAALSKDSHIRFDAKADYPESCSISETDITVLLGNILENAAEACQRQSGNQTFIKLRILRRSSSELLILADNTCSTPVIFKEGVPMSSKRDGMGIGTSSIQDIAERYHGIVRFEWKEGIFYTSVMMQYKRQIPLKF; encoded by the coding sequence ATGATTGATACATGGATGGTTATACTGTTTCCATACCTGGATTTTATCCCTTTTGCCATTCCACGTTACCTGATGTTTAAGGACAGGCTGCGTATCCCGTTTCGATACGTCTTGATATTAATAACGGCTGTGGCAACTCTCAACAGCCTGTGCTTTTATCTCATCAACAGGGGCGGGTATGAGATGGCGATGCAGTGGACGACCATCATGCGCTACGGGTTCATGATCGTCAATCTGACATTGTCCTTTACACTCATAAAAGAAAGTTTTTCCAAACTAATGTTCACATATTTACTGCTGTTTGCCTGGTCATTCTTTGTGTTCGGAAATGCCAACTACATAGAGAGCAGGTTTTTCTGGGATTTTTCAGACCAGCATCCTTATCTTGTATACAACATCGCCCGCGTCATTGTATACCTGCTGACCTGCCCTTTCCTGTTCCATTTTTTCAGACATACGATCGCAGATGCCATAAAGATACAGGATGAAACGATGTGGCACCACCTCTGGAAAATACCGCTGTTCTCGTCACTGTTTGGAATGCTGTACTGCTTCAATGACGATGTCTATGCATATGCTACCTGGCAGTTCATGGTATCACGTTATCTCATGCTGTTTGGCACATGTTATGTGTCCTATGTGGCGTTGGAGGTACTGGAGATATCCAAGAGCCGTACGCAGCTGGAAGAAGCGCTGAAATACGCCGACCACAGCATACTGGCACAGAAGAAGCAGTTCGACAGCCTTGCAAGGCACATGGATGATATGCGCAGAGCCAGACATGACCTGCGCCAGCACCTGGCGGTCGTGCAGTCTTTTATTGAAAAGGATGACAAGAAAGGACTTAGGAGTTATATCGACCTGTACCGCAGTGAACTGCCGCCCGATGTGCTTGAGTTCTACTGCCGCAATGATGTGGTGAATGCTGTCATCTGCTATTATGCAGCTCTCTCCAAAGATTCCCATATACGTTTTGACGCCAAGGCAGACTATCCGGAGTCCTGTTCCATATCGGAAACAGACATCACCGTACTGCTGGGGAACATTCTGGAAAACGCGGCAGAAGCCTGCCAGCGCCAGTCGGGAAACCAAACTTTTATTAAACTCAGGATCCTGCGCCGCAGCAGCTCGGAACTGCTGATTCTCGCAGACAATACATGCAGTACCCCTGTTATATTCAAGGAGGGCGTACCCATGTCCTCAAAGCGGGATGGCATGGGAATCGGGACATCTTCCATACAGGATATCGCAGAGCGCTACCACGGCATAGTACGCTTTGAATGGAAAGAAGGGATCTTCTATACTTCTGTGATGATGCAGTACAAAAGGCAGATTCCCCTGAAGTTTTAA
- a CDS encoding LytR/AlgR family response regulator transcription factor, with product MKIAIIDDVLECRSEIQLCLHRFFSDHYEDESLCVTEFSGGEDFLSAFQKAAYDLIFIDQYMQGFSGIDTARQIRQRDDLVTLVFITTSRDHAIESYQVRAGGYMLKPFSYEAFEQTMLLLGIARLRNARFICVQDEKILLREIFWCDMDGHYVQIHTRQRGILRFRVPFGLVADKLLAYPQFLTCYKGGIVNLDHVERINDLDFLLINGEKVLFSKRDKKKIKSDYHTYLFQKAREEGLL from the coding sequence ATGAAAATCGCAATCATTGATGACGTTTTGGAATGCAGGAGTGAAATCCAGCTCTGTCTGCACCGGTTCTTTTCGGACCATTATGAGGATGAATCACTTTGCGTTACGGAATTTTCCGGCGGAGAAGATTTTCTGTCCGCGTTCCAGAAAGCAGCCTATGACCTTATATTCATAGACCAGTACATGCAGGGCTTCTCAGGCATTGATACCGCAAGACAGATCAGGCAGAGGGATGACCTTGTTACTCTCGTGTTCATCACGACCAGCCGGGACCATGCGATAGAAAGTTATCAGGTAAGGGCAGGCGGATATATGCTGAAGCCATTTTCCTATGAGGCTTTTGAACAGACCATGCTCCTGCTCGGAATAGCCAGATTACGAAATGCCCGGTTTATATGCGTACAGGATGAAAAGATACTGCTGCGCGAAATTTTCTGGTGTGACATGGATGGACATTACGTTCAGATCCACACACGCCAGAGAGGGATTCTTCGCTTCCGCGTTCCCTTTGGTCTAGTGGCGGACAAACTTTTGGCATACCCCCAGTTTCTGACCTGCTACAAAGGGGGTATCGTCAATCTTGACCATGTAGAGCGCATAAACGACCTGGATTTTCTGCTGATAAACGGGGAGAAGGTTCTCTTTTCCAAGAGAGACAAGAAGAAGATAAAAAGTGACTATCATACCTATCTGTTTCAAAAAGCAAGAGAGGAGGGACTGCTATGA
- a CDS encoding InlB B-repeat-containing protein — protein sequence MKRKTFYKAIISAGVFLLFCTFPGADAKAGDTADNTGYAIIYEYLLKPADKDKTSALAAGDEKTELDSWNSRSNTASYDPDNGTATELREFEAEGNENFPDNPYVYAALTREAILAWDVPGSNESGSYSYTLCQKQGDGSYVPVKNGTGIDPSKGYFTLHKLKPDTPYTFAFQGQSPEGGSVMGADIHLTTREENSIIISRQPKSLMAQAGKGVIFEATVEGEQGNRIEKTIFQWQKLDRDGNWVDIDGACATETTSDSITTQYATGPVSLEDAGSRYRIRVTRYYRTSSQPSVSDSKSAELYVGEGPYDMNLQIVDGTENEIFTYSYLDGDTGSLHNRTAVLFDPGSGDDLSIPITAEIQDNQDKADQWRVTMLYGNAPMQQTTYDLSDTSNVIFSTDQQPSSEFMLKGELLDENGNILASSDQKPVSILTPGADRYALLYDVNGGNNAPENLSYIGAEAVGITLYAPAKQDSEFQGWRFEGSQNPLPMDADSLQTYLTVEEIKGADTKGNKSITLEAVWADKEHAITYEGADGIDNPNPAVYTSYSNVDLADIRKEGYEFTGWYEDAALTKQIRTIPGDLSPEKKGQDITLYAGFSPLKEETGPGGNTDPDRKPTPAQNGNQDNGVKETSVSTGDNSSQGNGAKKTSVSTGDNSNVWTLLAVMSAALAAGISAAVPKDRRRKQR from the coding sequence ATGAAACGAAAAACATTTTATAAAGCAATCATCAGCGCAGGAGTATTCTTACTATTCTGCACATTCCCAGGCGCAGATGCCAAAGCAGGGGACACGGCAGACAACACAGGCTACGCGATCATCTATGAGTATCTGCTCAAGCCCGCCGATAAAGATAAAACCAGCGCCCTGGCAGCCGGGGATGAGAAGACAGAACTGGATTCTTGGAATAGTAGGTCTAACACTGCATCATATGATCCAGATAACGGTACTGCGACAGAATTAAGAGAGTTTGAGGCAGAGGGAAACGAGAATTTCCCGGACAATCCTTATGTATATGCAGCTCTCACCAGGGAGGCCATCCTGGCCTGGGATGTTCCCGGCAGTAATGAATCCGGGTCCTATTCTTATACCCTGTGTCAGAAACAAGGGGACGGAAGTTATGTTCCCGTGAAAAACGGGACGGGAATAGATCCGTCAAAGGGCTATTTCACCCTTCATAAACTCAAGCCCGACACACCTTATACATTTGCTTTTCAGGGACAGTCCCCAGAAGGCGGCAGCGTGATGGGAGCGGACATCCATCTGACAACACGGGAGGAGAATTCAATCATAATTTCCAGACAGCCCAAAAGTCTAATGGCTCAGGCAGGGAAAGGGGTGATATTTGAGGCCACTGTAGAGGGTGAGCAAGGTAATAGGATTGAGAAAACCATCTTCCAGTGGCAAAAGCTTGATCGTGACGGAAACTGGGTAGATATTGATGGAGCCTGTGCAACGGAGACAACATCGGATAGTATAACAACCCAATATGCAACTGGGCCTGTATCTTTGGAAGACGCAGGCTCCCGCTACCGGATCAGGGTAACCAGATATTATAGGACTTCAAGTCAGCCCTCCGTGAGCGACTCTAAAAGTGCAGAACTGTATGTGGGAGAGGGCCCCTATGACATGAACCTGCAGATCGTGGATGGTACTGAGAATGAGATCTTTACCTACAGTTACCTGGACGGCGATACTGGAAGTCTACATAATAGGACGGCTGTGCTTTTTGACCCTGGTTCCGGGGATGATCTGTCTATTCCGATAACGGCAGAAATCCAGGACAATCAGGATAAAGCGGACCAATGGAGGGTCACTATGTTATACGGGAATGCGCCAATGCAGCAGACAACGTATGATCTTTCTGATACCAGCAACGTAATTTTCTCAACTGACCAGCAACCCAGCAGCGAGTTTATGCTGAAGGGGGAACTTCTGGATGAGAATGGCAATATTCTTGCAAGCTCTGACCAGAAACCGGTCAGCATACTGACACCCGGTGCGGACAGGTATGCTTTATTATATGATGTAAACGGAGGAAATAACGCACCGGAGAATCTGTCGTATATCGGCGCAGAGGCGGTGGGGATTACCCTGTATGCCCCTGCAAAGCAGGATAGTGAATTTCAGGGATGGCGGTTTGAAGGTTCCCAGAATCCGCTCCCTATGGATGCGGACAGCCTGCAGACATATCTTACGGTCGAAGAGATCAAAGGGGCGGACACAAAAGGGAATAAATCCATCACACTGGAGGCAGTCTGGGCGGACAAGGAGCACGCTATTACTTATGAAGGCGCGGACGGTATAGACAATCCAAACCCTGCCGTGTACACATCATACAGTAATGTGGATCTTGCAGACATTAGAAAGGAAGGGTATGAGTTTACCGGCTGGTACGAGGATGCAGCGCTCACGAAGCAGATCAGAACAATTCCGGGAGATCTCTCCCCGGAAAAGAAAGGGCAGGACATCACCCTTTACGCCGGCTTCAGCCCGCTGAAAGAGGAAACCGGTCCTGGAGGCAATACAGATCCTGACAGAAAGCCAACCCCTGCCCAGAATGGCAATCAAGACAATGGGGTAAAGGAAACAAGTGTATCTACCGGGGATAACAGCAGTCAAGGCAATGGGGCAAAGAAAACAAGTGTATCTACCGGGGATAACAGCAATGTGTGGACGCTTCTGGCGGTTATGTCAGCAGCTCTGGCAGCCGGAATCAGCGCTGCAGTGCCTAAGGACAGGAGACGTAAGCAGCGTTAG
- a CDS encoding ribonuclease E/G — MRKTIITSLNDRRITAEEDNGRITSLFLEDLEACSLIGRIYVGRVKHIIKNIRSAFVDIGEDMVCYYPLEEWERYPSVGMAGRPLHEGDEILVQVEKDAVKTKAPSVTTKLTFTGQYLVLMTGKTGISFSAKIKDRERKEALKALLCPSGGENTGFGMIVRTNGENASEQALLLEKERLEAQMNVILSTWTSRTGGSLLHEPEPAFLSEIFNNRLSSLDEVVTDDPQVYDIVRKKAESIRMADENSRLPFLRYYEDAYPLTKLYSLETVLERARKERVWLKSGGYLVIQPTEALVSIDVNTGKFDGKKSLEETFFKINLEAAEEIAVQLRLRNLSGIIIVDFIDMTKKEHKEALLKAFEEALRKDPVKTVLLGLTRLNLAELTRKKVRKPLHEIWPGASGEK; from the coding sequence ATGAGGAAAACCATCATTACTTCCCTGAATGACAGAAGAATAACCGCTGAAGAAGATAACGGCCGGATCACGAGTCTTTTTCTGGAAGATCTGGAAGCGTGTTCTCTTATCGGCCGGATTTATGTGGGACGGGTAAAGCATATCATAAAAAATATCCGGTCTGCTTTTGTGGATATCGGAGAAGATATGGTCTGCTATTATCCTTTGGAAGAATGGGAACGGTACCCGAGCGTCGGGATGGCTGGCCGTCCTCTGCACGAGGGAGATGAGATCCTGGTCCAGGTGGAAAAGGACGCAGTTAAGACAAAGGCCCCTTCCGTAACTACTAAGCTTACCTTCACCGGACAGTATCTGGTGCTCATGACCGGAAAGACGGGGATATCCTTTTCTGCCAAAATAAAAGACAGGGAACGGAAGGAGGCGCTTAAGGCGCTGCTTTGTCCATCGGGCGGTGAGAACACTGGTTTTGGGATGATTGTCCGGACCAATGGAGAAAACGCGTCGGAGCAGGCGCTCTTGTTGGAAAAAGAGCGTCTGGAAGCTCAGATGAATGTCATTTTGTCCACATGGACCAGCCGTACAGGCGGTTCGCTTCTCCACGAGCCGGAGCCGGCGTTCCTTTCTGAGATATTCAACAACCGCTTATCTTCCTTGGATGAAGTGGTCACTGATGATCCGCAGGTCTATGACATTGTAAGAAAAAAAGCAGAATCCATCCGGATGGCAGATGAAAATTCCCGCCTCCCTTTTCTCCGCTACTATGAGGACGCCTATCCGCTGACGAAGCTCTACAGTCTGGAAACGGTCCTTGAGCGTGCACGAAAGGAAAGAGTATGGTTAAAATCGGGCGGTTATCTGGTGATCCAGCCGACAGAAGCTCTGGTATCCATAGATGTGAATACCGGAAAATTTGACGGGAAGAAGAGCCTGGAGGAAACCTTCTTTAAGATTAATCTGGAAGCTGCCGAAGAAATAGCCGTTCAGCTCCGGCTTCGGAATCTTTCCGGCATTATCATCGTAGACTTCATTGACATGACGAAAAAAGAGCATAAAGAGGCTCTTCTCAAAGCTTTTGAAGAGGCGCTCCGGAAGGATCCTGTAAAAACGGTTTTGCTTGGCCTCACACGCCTGAATCTCGCAGAGCTCACAAGAAAGAAGGTCCGAAAGCCTCTTCACGAAATATGGCCCGGAGCTTCCGGCGAAAAATGA
- a CDS encoding InlB B-repeat-containing protein, whose amino-acid sequence MDMKKSCKIFAASIFLAAVIAGVLTAGNIPGLLDVVTSTVHAEGESGRVLPLPPLHPYVYATGKTWAMLAWDAPDGSDPRSADGYKIYQDDAKTSLNGGEKIDAAYGYYLVTNLTPDTTYQFHFAGVRGDIEGEKSAAVQAATLPDGFTLTGPQDQFKKEGETAEFEVEVQGIDATKDIVTYTWQQYDAAGIYQGQWNNIETWGEQTNVLKRTIHADNRGELNGKHYRVKADIQKGGTHSAITTLYSRAATLHVIDNDGKGRAAVGLTAVYEDGTPLPEYNGEYYINPGEKVTLTATAIKPDDSPVDSGAIDIGYQMNQVFDRIYKLNEGEEGPDKNGQVTATLQTGPGTDADEGICRLATEYRTGDPDDPRAYSAPVIIHMGENLAGESYQIDYQLNGGVNGPGNPLALPKDTRGVTLTDASRDYASFTGWYTDSATGAESRIENAELTRELLNSQADENGVVTLYAGWQDYEYLVTYDLGDCEPADTLAKAVNDPDNPDTYTMNESILLKAPVRPGYTFLGWYKEPERTNRVDHLPPYDASDGESFIPPEPPEAVTLYAKWQLEAYTITYILDGGTNNPANPASYTVESPDIILAAPSKEGAVFAGWYRNTLTVDGTNEQLDTITRGSTGDLTLYARWDAENKKSLLEKDNDGKGGNSGYLPVKKTTGGVKTGDTANSLIWVCLMLASGAGITIGVRKKKHSNRE is encoded by the coding sequence ATGGATATGAAAAAGAGCTGTAAAATATTCGCTGCCTCCATATTTCTGGCGGCAGTCATCGCAGGAGTTCTGACGGCAGGAAATATACCGGGCCTTTTGGATGTCGTTACCAGCACCGTACACGCAGAAGGCGAAAGCGGCAGGGTATTACCGCTTCCGCCCTTACATCCATACGTGTACGCCACTGGAAAGACATGGGCTATGCTGGCGTGGGATGCACCGGACGGGAGTGATCCGCGTTCGGCGGACGGTTATAAGATCTACCAGGACGATGCAAAGACCTCACTGAACGGCGGGGAAAAGATAGATGCTGCATATGGTTATTACCTTGTGACAAATCTTACTCCGGATACGACCTACCAGTTCCATTTTGCCGGCGTAAGAGGAGACATCGAAGGGGAGAAATCCGCTGCCGTACAGGCCGCCACCCTGCCCGATGGTTTTACCCTCACCGGTCCTCAAGATCAGTTTAAAAAGGAAGGGGAGACGGCGGAGTTTGAAGTAGAGGTTCAGGGCATAGATGCGACAAAGGACATTGTAACCTACACATGGCAGCAATATGACGCAGCCGGTATCTACCAGGGGCAATGGAACAATATAGAAACGTGGGGAGAGCAGACCAATGTGCTTAAGAGGACCATCCACGCGGATAACCGCGGTGAGTTAAACGGCAAGCACTACCGGGTAAAGGCAGATATCCAAAAGGGCGGCACACATTCCGCCATCACCACCTTATATTCACGGGCAGCCACCCTGCATGTGATAGATAACGACGGCAAAGGAAGGGCGGCTGTTGGGCTCACCGCCGTCTATGAAGACGGGACTCCACTTCCGGAATATAACGGGGAATACTATATAAATCCTGGAGAAAAAGTAACATTAACAGCAACAGCGATCAAGCCAGACGATAGTCCGGTAGATTCGGGAGCGATAGATATTGGGTATCAAATGAACCAGGTTTTCGACCGTATATATAAATTGAATGAAGGAGAGGAGGGACCAGATAAGAATGGACAGGTAACAGCCACCCTTCAGACAGGCCCGGGTACAGACGCAGATGAAGGAATCTGCAGACTGGCCACAGAATATAGAACCGGCGATCCGGATGATCCCAGGGCATACTCTGCACCGGTTATCATCCATATGGGAGAGAACTTAGCAGGGGAATCCTACCAGATCGATTACCAGTTGAACGGCGGTGTAAATGGCCCGGGGAATCCATTGGCCTTACCAAAAGACACCCGGGGAGTCACCCTTACGGATGCGTCCAGAGACTACGCTTCCTTTACCGGCTGGTATACAGACTCCGCTACAGGAGCAGAAAGCCGTATTGAAAATGCAGAGCTGACCCGGGAGCTGCTTAACAGCCAGGCGGATGAAAACGGCGTTGTTACTCTATACGCCGGATGGCAGGATTATGAATACTTGGTCACCTACGACTTAGGGGACTGCGAGCCCGCGGATACCCTGGCGAAGGCAGTCAACGATCCGGACAATCCGGACACCTACACGATGAACGAAAGTATACTGCTCAAAGCTCCGGTGCGGCCAGGTTACACCTTCCTCGGCTGGTATAAAGAGCCTGAACGTACCAACCGGGTAGACCACCTGCCTCCATACGATGCCTCCGACGGGGAGAGCTTCATCCCGCCAGAGCCGCCGGAGGCAGTTACCCTGTACGCCAAATGGCAGCTTGAGGCATATACCATTACTTACATCCTGGACGGCGGGACCAATAACCCAGCCAATCCGGCTTCCTACACTGTAGAGTCGCCCGACATCATACTGGCAGCCCCGTCAAAGGAAGGCGCGGTCTTTGCAGGTTGGTACAGGAACACCCTCACCGTAGACGGCACAAACGAGCAGCTTGACACCATAACCAGGGGAAGCACCGGAGACCTGACCCTGTATGCCCGGTGGGACGCAGAGAACAAAAAAAGTCTGCTTGAAAAAGACAATGACGGCAAAGGCGGCAATTCCGGTTATCTCCCGGTAAAAAAGACCACAGGCGGGGTAAAGACCGGGGATACGGCGAACTCCCTCATCTGGGTATGCCTCATGCTGGCGTCAGGCGCAGGGATTACGATTGGAGTCAGGAAGAAGAAACATAGCAACAGGGAATAA